From one Dermacentor andersoni chromosome 1, qqDerAnde1_hic_scaffold, whole genome shotgun sequence genomic stretch:
- the LOC140214132 gene encoding uncharacterized protein: protein MPGCCVPQCSNHSRNGWRMFHFPRDPKRRLLWLVRVKRDKWQPTNSSCVCSAHFEASSFEQNRADGWKKLKPNAVPTVFPFKELPKERRPPRERNAHVPALFSDDAAAHNSSREVRNVLPSTTQEFSPADSSSDGEINERLAATETNNANGQLTSTPRDARLQETAIVTATQPLDSEAAELRKKIADLTAANNKLRQHHNESKNTVKKLQMQVRKLQKEATNFSRNTKFLNEDQIRALSRNNNHGNSWSAQTVKQGLKIKFACGTTGYETLRKIGYPLPSSRTLARRIQGLKFLPGILHEVIDVMRSKAEGMEDVEKDCVLFLDEMEIAPGFELDRGEDVLLGGTTLPSKPEEPANHALVFMLGGVNQRWKQVIAYEFTGRHVDGSVLKAYVLEIVQICSQISLRVRVITCDMGAANRAMWREFGFSSHRHSTTSCSIPHPTLKGKELFFISDPAHVLKNLKGQLLSSKVFTLSDTTVSRNGLTASKVKLEHVQAVLDYDAANELKVAPNLSETHISCGHFTKMKVGVAVQLFREAPPAIRFLIKEGVIEPEAETTAWFMDLVSRWYALMSSRHPTMALSRRNITKYHAALDTLRTATDTIRELKMGTGSQWKPSQAGVLIATTAVLRLQEVLLGSEGYEFLLTSRLLQDCLENLFSVVRLMKPVPTAYDLKCALRLVSVSHFLHTPRSTSYELDDREYLVDLLAHSKKECAESEVDEINDTEILFIEELTSTECRILFYLGGFILKGILKSITCPQCKAALLGKPDDQYASLTALKEYVRDGQNLVYPSADVMKTLKNYEEHFTAVNSWCTGKFFTMKSPLRSLIAYLEGIDKPSVNTCMAHKERISKMLTAAYARVRLRIHLRQIPSTHPSGHGSKTCAGVSLA, encoded by the exons GCTCATTTCGAAGCCAGCAGCTTCGAACAGAACCGCGCGGATGGGTGGAAGAAGCTCAAGCCTAATGCTGTACCAACGGTGTTCCCATTcaaag AACTTCCTAAAGAGCGAAGGCCACCAAGGGAACGAAATGCACACGTGCCTGCATTATTCAGTGACGACGCAGCCGCACACAATTCTTCACGAGAAGTGAGAAACGTTCTTCCCTCAACTACGCAGGAATTTTCTCCCGCTGATTCTTCGTCAGACGGGGAGATAAATGAGAGATTGGCGGCTACGGAAACCAACAATGCTAATGGGCAACTTACTTCGACCCCCAGGGATGCACGGCTTCAAGAAACTGCAATAGTTACTGCGACCCAACCCCTCGATTCTGAGGCAGCTGAGCTTAGGAAGAAGATTGCAGATCTCACAGCAGCCAATAATAAGCTTAGACAACATCATAACGAATCTAAGAACACTGTCAAAAAACTACAGATGCAGGTACGCAAGCTGCAGAAAGAGGCAACTAATTTCTCACGAAATACGAAGTTTTTAAATGAAGACCAAATTCGTGCTCTTTCTCGGAACAACAATCATGGTAATTCGTGGTCAGCGCAAACAGTAAAGCaaggtctaaaaattaaatttgcttgtggaaccaccgGGTATGAAACACTCAGAAAGATTGGCTACCCTCTTCCATCCAGCAGAACGTTAGCAAGAAGAATTCAGGGCCTGAAGTTTCTGCCAGGTATCCTGCATGAAGTGATCGACGTCATGAGGTCGAAAGCAGAGGGAATGGAGGACGTGGAGAAAGACTGCGTTCTCTTTTTAGATGAAATGGAGATAGCACCCGGATTTGAACTCGACCGTGGCGAAGACGTGCTTCTGGGAGGAACGACGTTGCCCTCAAAGCCTGAAGAGCCAGCCAATCATGCTTTGGTGTTTATGCTAGGTGGGGTAAACCAGAGATGGAAGCAAGTGATAGCCTATGAATTCACTGGTAGGCACGTGGACGGCTCTGTACTCAAGGCATATGTCCTGGAAATAGTGCAGATATGCAGCCAGATTTCTCTAAGAGTCCGTGTTATCACATGTGACATGGGTGCAGCAAACCGCGCTATGTGGAGAGAATTTGGCTTTTCGAGCCACCGCCATTCGACAACTTCGTGCTCAATACCTCACCCAACCTTAAAAGGGAAGGAACTTTTTTTCATCTCGGACCcggcacatgtccttaagaacctgAAAGGACAGCTTCTAAGCTCAAAAGTTTTCACACTCAGTGATACTACAGTAAGCAGGAACGGACTGACGGCCTCGAAGGTGAAATTGGAGCATGTACAGGCCGTCTTGGATTATGACGCAGCCAACGAACTTAAGGTAGCACCAAATTTGTCAGAAACCCACATTAGTTGTGGGCACTTCACCAAAATGAAAGTAGGAGTCGCTGTCCAGCTCTTCCGTGAAGCCCCACCAGCTATTCGGTTCCTAATAAAAGAAGGAGTGATTGAGCCAGAGGCCGAAACAACAGCGTGGTTTATGGACCTCGTTTCTAGGTGGTATGCCCTCATGTCATCGCGTCATCCCACCATGGCGCTAAGCCGCAGGAACATTACTAAATATCATGCCGCCTTGGACACACTACGCACGGCAACAGACACCATCAGAGAACTGAAAATGGGCACTGGATCTCAGTGGAAGCCATCGCAAGCAGGGGTCCTAATTGCGACAACGGCTGTCCTTCGCCTTCAAGAAGTGCTTCTTGGCAGTGAAGGGTATGAATTCCTCCTCACGAGCAGGCTGTTGCAAGACTGCCTAGAAAACCTTTTTTCTGTGGTGCGGCTCATGAAGCCAGTGCCCACTGCGTATGACTTGAAGTGTGCACTCCGACTCGTCAGCGTCAGCCACTTTCTTCACACTCCGAGATCAACAAGCTACGAACTTGACGACCGCGAATACCTTGTCGATCTGCTTGCACATAGCAAGAAGgaatgtgcagaaagcgaagtcgaTGAAATCAACGACACGGAAAttctgttcattgaagagctcacGTCAACCGAGTGCCGCATCTTGTTTTACCTTGGCGGTTTTATTTTGAAAGGAATTTTGAAATCTATAACTTGTCCGCAGTGCAAGGCTGCTCTCCTTGGCAAGCCTGACGATCAGTATGCTTCCCTGACTGCACTCAAGGAATACGTCAGGGATGGGCAAAACCTCGTATATCCAAGCGCTGATGTCATGAAAACTTTAAAAAACTACGAGGAACATTTCACCGCTGTCAACTCATGGTGCACAGGCAAATTTTTCACCATGAAGTCGCCACTTCGTTCTCTGATAGCCTATCTCGAAGGCATAGACAAACCCTCAGTGAACACATGCATGGCTCACAAAGAACGAATAAGCAAAATGCTGACTGCTGCATATGCCAGAGTGAGGCTCCGAATTCATCTCCGACAAATTCCGAGCACTCATCCTAGTGGCCACGGAAGCAAGACTTGTGCAGGGGTCAGCCTTGCGTAA